GCCCACCATCGCCGAGTCCGGCTACCCCGGGTTCGAGGCGGAAAACTGGTACGCGTTCGTGACCACGTCCAGGATGCCCGTGGCTCTCCAGGAGCGCTGGAACAGGGAACTCGTGAAGGTACTGAGCTCGCCGGACGTGAAGGAGCAACTGGCCAAGCATTTCTTCGAGCCCAAACCCTGCACGCGCGACGAACTCGCGAAGTACATCAAGAGCGAGTACGACACCTGGGGCCGCGTGGTGAAGAAGGCGGGAATCACCGCGAACTGAAGACTGCATGCGTTCGACGATCACGGAGGCCGAACTCGGCGAGCTCGCGACGAACGCGCTTGCCGGGCTGGGCCTGGATCGCCGGGATGCGGCCGACGCCGCCCGCATCCTGGTGCTCGGTGATCTCTTCGGAGTCGGCACGCACGGCGTGAGCCGCATCGAGTCCTATGGCGAGCGCCTCGACCTCGGCGGCATCAAGGCGCGCCCCGACATCCGCATCGACCGGTTAGCGCCGGCCCTCGTGAAAGTGGATGGCGACAACGGCGTGGGTCCCCTGGTCGGGATGCGCGCGCTCGAGGCTGCGATGGCGCTGGCGGGCGAATCCGGCGTGGGCATTGCATTCGCGCGTTCGAGCAACCATTTCGGCGCCGTGGGCCCCTACTGCCTCATCGCCGCGCAGGCCGGGTTCGCGAGCCTCATCGGGAGCAACGCCACGACGACCATCGCCCCCACCGGCGGGCGCGATGCGCGGTTGGGCAACAGCCCGGTGGGCTTCGGCGTACCCAATCCCGGCGGCATGCCCATCATCCTCGACATGGCGATAAGCGTCGTCGCCCGCGCGAAGATCCGCAATGCATTCAAGCGCGGCGAGTCCATTTCCCCCAGCTGGGCAACGGACAAGGACGGCAACCCGACCACCGACCCGAAGGCGGCGCTCGACGGATTCCTGCTGCCCATCGGCGGCTACAAGGGCTACGGACTGGCGCTCATCGTGGATCTCTTCGCCGGCCTGCTCTCCGGCGCCGCCTACCTCACGCACGTGAAGTCATGGTCCGACAACCCGGAACTGCCGCAGGACCTGGGGCATTTCTTCTTCGTCATCGACGCGAAGCGGCTCGGCCCGCCCGAGTGGCTGGCCGAGCGCATGCGGGACTTCATCTCGATCCTGCACTCGACGCCGCCGGTGGACCCCGCCTCGCCCGTCCTCGTGCCGGGCGAGATCGAGATGCGCAACGTCGAGCGCCAGCGCCGCGACGGGATCGCGATAGACCCGGAGCTGCGCTCGAAGCTCGAGGCATTCGCCGCCCGGCTGAAATGACAAAGGGGACAGACCCCTATTCAGGAAAAGGGGTCTGTCCCCTTTTTCACGGGTCTGTCCCTCAATCGAGCCGCCGCAGATGCGAGGGACGCAGCTCGTCGAGGCGGTTGATGCCCATCATCGCCATGTCGCGGTCGATCTCGATGCGCAGGATGTCGATCGCGTGGCGCACGCCCGCCTCTCCCCCGACCGAAGCGGCGTAGCCGAAGGATCTTCCCAGGAACACGAACTTCGCTCCCAGGGCGAGCGCCTTCAGGACGTCGGTGCCGCGGCGAATGCCGCTGTCGAGCATGACGGGCACGTCCCCGCAGACATCCACGATCTCGGGCAGCACCCGCAGCGGCGCAATGGCGCCGTCGAGCTGGCGGCCCCCGTGATTGGAAACCACGATGCCGTCCGCCCCGTGGTCGATCGCGATGCGCGCATCCTGCCTGTCGAGGATTCCCTTCACCACGATCCGGCCCTTCCACATGGCGCGGATCTTCGCGAAGTGGGCCCAGTCGAGGTCTCCCCGGTCCGAGTAGTCGCGAAGCACGTTTGGCGACAGGATCGGCGCGCCGCGCGTGGCGAAGTTATTCTCGAAGTGCGGCATGCCGTGCTGCGCGATCGTGCGCAGGAAGGTCCCGAAGAGCCAGCGCGGATGCGTGATGCCGTCCCACGCGAGTCTGGGCGTCGGCCTGAGCGGCGTGGAGAACCCCGCGCGAACGTTGTTCTCGCGGTTTCCCGCCATCGGCACATCGACGGTCACGACGAGCGTGCGATAACCCGCCTGCGCGATCCGTTCGATGAGCGGCACGAAGCGCGCCTCGTCGCCCGTGAGGTAGGCCTGGAACCAGGTGTCCGGCGCGGCCTGCGCCACCTCCTCCAGCCTGATGAGCGAGGAGCCGCTCATGGCCATGGGGATGTTCGCCCCACGCGCCCCGCTGGCCAGCACGAGGTCGCCGCGAAAGGCGTAAAGCGCGGCGATGCCGATCGGGGCGATGCCGAAGGGCGCCGCGTACTCGTGCCCGAAGAGGGTCGTGGACTGCCGGCGTCGCGCAACGCCCTTCAGTACGCGCGGAACGAAAGCCCATTCCGAGAACGCGGCCCGGTTGTCGTTCATGCCGGCGTTGTCCTCCACGCCCCCGGAGAGATAGGCAAAGACGGGCCGTGGCAGGTGGCGCCGGGCAGCCTCCTCGAAGTCGTCGAGGGAGAGGATGCCTCGCAGGCGGGCGGGCGGATCGTTGTTCGCGGCAGGCATGAAAAGGTTCGTGGAAGAATCGGCAACCCGAACGATAGCGCAATCGAAGCGATCCCCGCGTTTGCGGGTAAGCAGGCAGGCGTTGATCCCGACGCCCTTCCCGACGGAGAATCTCCCCATGAACCGAACTCTTTGCAATGTCCTCGCGGCGATCGGCCTTGCGTCGCTCGCCTTCGCCTCTGCCGCCCAGACCCCGCTCAAGCTTCTCATCCCCGCCGAGCCCGGGAGCGCCTGGGACCAGGCCGGCCGAACCCTCGGCGCCGCGATGGTCAAGGCGAAAGCGGCCGCCTCCGTGCAAATCGACAACGCTCCCGGTGCCGGTGGCACCCTCGGACTTGCGCAATTCGCGAATGCGTCGAAGGGTGACACGGCGGCCCTGATGATCGGGGGCTTGGGCCTGGTCGCCGCCGTGGAACTCGACCGCTCGGCCGTTCCAGTGCAACGCGTGACACCGCTCGCGCGGCTCGCGACCGGCTACGAAGTGGTCGTCGTCGCGGCCGACTCGCCCTTGAAGTCGATGTCCGACCTCATGAAGGCGTTCAAGGCCGGTCCGGGCGCAATCGCCTGGGGAGCAGGCGCGGTGGGCAGTCCCGAGCACCTCACGGTCGCCCTCCTGGCCCGGGCCGCGGGCGTGGATCCCGCCAGGATCCGCCATGTCGCCTTGAACGAAGGCGATGCATCCAAGGCTCTCGTCGGGGGCCGCATCGCCGTGGCCGTCGTGGGGTTTCGGGAAGCCGCAGAGGCCCGTCGCGGCGGGAAGGTGCGCGCGCTGGGCGTCTCCGGGCCCAGGACCATGGATGGCATCCCCTCG
This Betaproteobacteria bacterium DNA region includes the following protein-coding sequences:
- a CDS encoding Ldh family oxidoreductase encodes the protein MRSTITEAELGELATNALAGLGLDRRDAADAARILVLGDLFGVGTHGVSRIESYGERLDLGGIKARPDIRIDRLAPALVKVDGDNGVGPLVGMRALEAAMALAGESGVGIAFARSSNHFGAVGPYCLIAAQAGFASLIGSNATTTIAPTGGRDARLGNSPVGFGVPNPGGMPIILDMAISVVARAKIRNAFKRGESISPSWATDKDGNPTTDPKAALDGFLLPIGGYKGYGLALIVDLFAGLLSGAAYLTHVKSWSDNPELPQDLGHFFFVIDAKRLGPPEWLAERMRDFISILHSTPPVDPASPVLVPGEIEMRNVERQRRDGIAIDPELRSKLEAFAARLK
- a CDS encoding alpha-hydroxy-acid oxidizing protein, translating into MPAANNDPPARLRGILSLDDFEEAARRHLPRPVFAYLSGGVEDNAGMNDNRAAFSEWAFVPRVLKGVARRRQSTTLFGHEYAAPFGIAPIGIAALYAFRGDLVLASGARGANIPMAMSGSSLIRLEEVAQAAPDTWFQAYLTGDEARFVPLIERIAQAGYRTLVVTVDVPMAGNRENNVRAGFSTPLRPTPRLAWDGITHPRWLFGTFLRTIAQHGMPHFENNFATRGAPILSPNVLRDYSDRGDLDWAHFAKIRAMWKGRIVVKGILDRQDARIAIDHGADGIVVSNHGGRQLDGAIAPLRVLPEIVDVCGDVPVMLDSGIRRGTDVLKALALGAKFVFLGRSFGYAASVGGEAGVRHAIDILRIEIDRDMAMMGINRLDELRPSHLRRLD
- a CDS encoding tripartite tricarboxylate transporter substrate binding protein; this encodes MNRTLCNVLAAIGLASLAFASAAQTPLKLLIPAEPGSAWDQAGRTLGAAMVKAKAAASVQIDNAPGAGGTLGLAQFANASKGDTAALMIGGLGLVAAVELDRSAVPVQRVTPLARLATGYEVVVVAADSPLKSMSDLMKAFKAGPGAIAWGAGAVGSPEHLTVALLARAAGVDPARIRHVALNEGDASKALVGGRIAVAVVGFREAAEARRGGKVRALGVSGPRTMDGIPSLREQGINVVFGNWIGLFAAPGLRPSQRDNLLDAVRSGIEAPEWMAILSRMGWTPVFMHGSDYARFIDEESRSLGYLVEALGLRRK